The proteins below come from a single Parageobacillus toebii NBRC 107807 genomic window:
- a CDS encoding YjbA family protein: MLYLHDVWVNWFEGEENGYNVCHFHEWRKDDQVELLDQVPLLKVSSALFNYIENSLSEIPKQLLEDIYQKAYVRKNHERIQLDYCFVITDGYGILAVDTIGYNIPIRKSRLIPRQEQLVYEMVAEHQEEPYPLPAHEKEYHILSPSPEWMMGLTRKERQLKQLLFMALDQLHLTKNVAEVRYWYTEWAPQKYPDIQKMSFEEAWQHLYEETKYGWSDKHEQLCEKLIKGQPFFEKLWEMEQEPKVN; the protein is encoded by the coding sequence ATGCTGTATCTGCATGATGTTTGGGTCAATTGGTTTGAAGGGGAAGAGAACGGATACAACGTATGTCATTTCCATGAATGGCGGAAAGATGATCAAGTGGAACTGCTCGATCAAGTACCGCTTCTCAAAGTGTCTTCTGCGCTATTCAACTATATTGAAAACAGTTTATCGGAAATCCCAAAGCAGCTTCTTGAAGACATATATCAAAAAGCATATGTGCGAAAAAATCATGAACGCATTCAGCTTGATTATTGTTTTGTCATTACAGACGGTTATGGCATTCTTGCTGTTGATACGATTGGTTATAACATTCCGATTCGGAAAAGCCGCCTTATTCCGAGACAGGAGCAGCTAGTATACGAAATGGTCGCTGAACATCAAGAAGAACCATATCCGCTGCCTGCTCATGAAAAAGAGTATCATATTTTGTCGCCCTCCCCTGAATGGATGATGGGACTTACACGAAAGGAACGACAGCTTAAACAACTTTTATTTATGGCGCTTGACCAACTTCATTTGACGAAAAACGTTGCAGAGGTACGCTACTGGTATACGGAATGGGCGCCGCAAAAATATCCTGATATTCAAAAAATGTCGTTTGAAGAGGCATGGCAGCACTTATACGAAGAGACAAAATACGGCTGGTCCGACAAACATGAGCAGCTATGCGAAAAATTAATTAAAGGACAG